The nucleotide sequence GAGGGGTGGGCAAAGCGGAAGCGGACGAAGCGTCACCGCTTCTTTGATCACCACCCGACTGAAGAGGAGTACCTCGCGCTCTGCCTCATGATGCTTGCCCGTGGCGGTGGCGGAGCCGGTCACGGCCGCCTCCCGTCCCCCACGCCACCGGCGCCGCCGGAGACAAGGCAGGAGTACAAGTGCTCCGTCTGCGGTAAGGCCTTCGGTTCCTACCAGGCCCTTGGTGGGCACAAGGCCAGCCACCGGAAGGCGCCCCACACCCCCGGCGGGGGGGCGGAGGAGGTGGACTCTACCGGCTCCGCCTCCTCGTCGGGCGGCGGGGGGAGGGCGCACGAGTGCTCGGTGTGCCACAGGACGTTCCCGACGGGGCAGGCGCTGGGGGGCCACAAGAGACGCCACTACGACGGCGGCGCCGGCGCTGGAGCCACCGGAGGGAGCGGGATAACGACGCTGGAGGCGGCGAGCTCGGGGCTGAGGGGGTTCGATCTGAACCTGCCGCCACTGCCGGAGTTCGGGTCCGAAGCTGCCGCGAGTTGGCGTTTGGCGGCGGCCGACGAGGAGGAGGTGCAGAGTCCTCTGTCGCTGAAGAAGCGGCCGTTCAAGATTTCGACTCAGAGAAAGTCAGCGGTCGCGGAAGAGCCTGCGACCGCCTTTGTTTAGTTCAttatctatttctttttttgtatttttaggTTTGGAATTATATCACGA is from Phoenix dactylifera cultivar Barhee BC4 chromosome 6, palm_55x_up_171113_PBpolish2nd_filt_p, whole genome shotgun sequence and encodes:
- the LOC120111078 gene encoding zinc finger protein 1-like, giving the protein MALETPAPVPALVLKSRVAESREASPPPPPPQRVEGWAKRKRTKRHRFFDHHPTEEEYLALCLMMLARGGGGAGHGRLPSPTPPAPPETRQEYKCSVCGKAFGSYQALGGHKASHRKAPHTPGGGAEEVDSTGSASSSGGGGRAHECSVCHRTFPTGQALGGHKRRHYDGGAGAGATGGSGITTLEAASSGLRGFDLNLPPLPEFGSEAAASWRLAAADEEEVQSPLSLKKRPFKISTQRKSAVAEEPATAFV